The Choloepus didactylus isolate mChoDid1 chromosome 7, mChoDid1.pri, whole genome shotgun sequence genome segment TTAATAAACAAGTTAATTTAGGTGAAGCCCTACATGGTGGTCAGCTCTCGCCATCGTTACCTGGGGACTTAGGGGCAGATGCATTGAGTTACTATTGCATCTCATCAGAATTCCAGGAACCACATTTGCACCTGGTGGAGCCCCGATGCATGCTCAGGTTAATGCTCAGCTGCTTGAGACTCCATAGAGAACATCTAACCAGAGAAACTTTTTGTACCATTggtagaaaaaaatgatttttcagacaaaacaaatgccaaaatgCATGGCACTTTTGTTAAACTGATTGTTTTCACAATGAGCTAATAAAGAGTTTAGTTAACATCTCTTGGACTCCTCTAAAATATCAAGTTTTCCAGTTCCCCCATGTTGGCTAAACCCCCAGTTATTATTCTGAGAACAAAACTGGGTGCTGATTCAGGGAACCAggatgaattttaacaaaaataaataaatacataaaagcatTGTGCCTCATTTtagaggcaaatgaaaaagaatatgcTTGATACAAGCATGTGCTGCAGCAGAAAAAGGATCTAGCAGGGGGAAGGGGACATTCTGGATCAAGAGACAAGCACCAGAGGGTCAGCGGAGGTTTCCACCGGCAAGTGATGGGGCTGAAGCTAAATTCGGCTGTTCGGCTGGCTTTCCCCGCCGCCCATTCGCTGTCTCTTCCTGCATCTGCGTCTGCTTGCCGAAGAAACTGAGCAGGCTCGCAGTCTCTTCCCTTGGGTCCCTCGGTCCCCGTTGGCATAGGCTTTGAGTCCCTAATCGCCACAGCTAACGGCTGCGAGAGATTGAGACCGGAGTAAGTGGAATAAATTCAGGGACGAGAGAGAGTTAAGGCGAGTCGGAAGCTTCCTTCCCCTCAGCCGCTTCGGTGCTTTGCATGTGGAAATTACCGGCTGCCGGCATTAGCTGTCTCCTTCCGCACTCCCCACTCCTGGGAGCCGGCGAACTTCCTCTTCCCGTCCTCAGCTCTGAGCTCTTCTTGCAAGACtgagtggctgtatgcactaatactgacattcatatctgccgagctctagctctgagtttcaggggtctcagagatacgcattatGACAGGTTGGAATCTAGGACTGTTTAGTGATTCCCGTTACTTGAATTATCCTGTTAAACCAAGAAATGAGTTGTACAATTGAAAAGGCACTTGCTGATGCTAAAGCTCTTGTTGAAAGATTGAGAGATCATGACAATGTAGCAGAATCTCTTATTGAGCAAACCACAGCTCTCAACAAGCGAGTAGAAGCCATGAAGCAGTATCAGGAAGAAATTCAAGAACTTAACGAAGTCGCAAGACACCGGCCACGGTCCACATTAGTTATGGGAATCCaacaagaaaacagacaaatcagAGAACTGCAACAAGAGAACAAAGAATTGCGTACATCCCTGGAAGAGCATCAGTCTGCCTTGGAATTAATAATGAGCAAGTATCGAGAACAAATGTTTAGATTGTTAATGGCTAGCAAAAAAGATGACCCGGGTATAATAATGAAGTTAAAAGAGCAGCACTCCAAGATTGACATGGTACATCGTAACAGCTCCGAAGGATTCTTCCTTGATGCATCTCGACACTTCCTTGAAGCACCTCAACATGGACTGGAGAGGAGACACTTGGAAGCAAATCAGAATGAATTACAAGCACATGTTGACCAGATCACTGAAATGGCAGCAGTAATGAGAAAAGCAATTGAAATTGATGAGCAGCAAGGTTGCAGGGAACAGGAACGAATATTTCAACTTGAACAAGAAAACAAAGGCTTGAGAGAGATCCTTCAAATAACTCGAGAATCATTTTTGAACCTTAAGAAAGATGATGCGTCAGAAAGTACATCTTTGTCAGCATTAGTGACCAATAGTGACCTGAGTCTGCGGAAGAGCTGAAGAGCCTCTAAGTCTATGAGCTTCTTATAGAGCTTCATATGGTTACTAGGACTTGCctactaaatgaatgaattaacgAAAAAAGTCAATCTCTATTaactctttgttttattttttataaatactaTGTACAATACACTGGCAAtgacatttttaagaaatagcaacaaaaaaaaaatgtttacttaaTGGTCATAGACTTTATTCCAAAACATAATTGAAAAATAGAAACTGAGCCCTTGTTAACTGGAGAACACATGAAAGGTTTTGACAGTTACTGCTGAATATATCGAGAACTTTCAGCACTGCTTTTGGCATTCTGTATGATACTTGGATAAACTTGAGTATTTccaataaatgtttggaaatttatagaattattccatgttaaaaatacaaattttgccaCCATATTGTAAATGGAAGATCGTCATACTAAATTTTATCCTTCCTTATTGGTATTACAGTTAACAAATAGCTTAGGCACCATGAGACTTCAGATTCAGTGATTGCCTATCATcccattaatttaaatttttgtcaaagaaaattcagtttaaaaaactAAGAATGTTTCATATGCACCATAAATAAAAGGTTGATTTTTGCTACTTTATGATAATTGATACTTCGCTGATGACAAATACTTGCTTAAGTGTATGAAATatttcaggaatgaaagagaaagaatactACTTTCTACGAAAGAAGATCATATAAGAGACATATTTAGTAGGTTAAACTACTCTGAAAGAATATGTTTTAGCTCTGAATGAATAATGACGataaattttctcttctctggtTGATTTTTAAGAATGTTATATAGC includes the following:
- the LOC119539829 gene encoding FGFR1 oncogene partner 2 homolog isoform X2 yields the protein MSCTIEKALADAKALVERLRDHDNVAESLIEQTTALNKRVEAMKQYQEEIQELNEVARHRPRSTLVMGIQQENRQIRELQQENKELRTSLEEHQSALELIMSKYREQMFRLLMASKKDDPGIIMKLKEQHSKELQAHVDQITEMAAVMRKAIEIDEQQGCREQERIFQLEQENKGLREILQITRESFLNLKKDDASESTSLSALVTNSDLSLRKS
- the LOC119539829 gene encoding FGFR1 oncogene partner 2 isoform X1; the encoded protein is MSCTIEKALADAKALVERLRDHDNVAESLIEQTTALNKRVEAMKQYQEEIQELNEVARHRPRSTLVMGIQQENRQIRELQQENKELRTSLEEHQSALELIMSKYREQMFRLLMASKKDDPGIIMKLKEQHSKIDMVHRNSSEGFFLDASRHFLEAPQHGLERRHLEANQNELQAHVDQITEMAAVMRKAIEIDEQQGCREQERIFQLEQENKGLREILQITRESFLNLKKDDASESTSLSALVTNSDLSLRKS